From Verrucomicrobiia bacterium, a single genomic window includes:
- a CDS encoding SDR family oxidoreductase — MFSMDERNALVTGAGSGIGAAIAEALSKAGAQVWVTDVNVAAAEAVTDRLIANGGCATALALDVSDEAACEAAARRVHGADTRLDILVNNAGIGHVGTLVQTTSTDLERLWSVNVRGAFQVTRAFLPAMRERRAGNIINIASIAGIVGVRDRLAYTTTKFAVVGFTKALALDHAREGIRCNCVCPGRVETPFVTAMIAQYPDPAKARAEMESTQAIGRMARPDEVAAAVLYLASDASAAMTGSALILDGGWSAGK, encoded by the coding sequence ATGTTCAGCATGGATGAACGGAATGCCCTGGTGACCGGTGCGGGTTCGGGCATTGGCGCGGCCATCGCCGAGGCGTTGTCGAAGGCCGGGGCACAGGTGTGGGTCACGGATGTGAACGTCGCCGCGGCGGAGGCCGTGACGGACCGGCTCATCGCGAACGGCGGGTGTGCGACGGCGTTGGCCCTCGACGTGTCCGACGAGGCGGCGTGCGAGGCGGCGGCGCGGCGGGTGCACGGCGCGGACACGCGGTTGGACATCCTCGTGAACAACGCGGGAATCGGCCATGTCGGGACGCTGGTTCAGACGACCTCGACGGATCTCGAACGGCTGTGGTCGGTGAACGTGCGGGGGGCGTTTCAGGTCACCCGCGCCTTCCTGCCGGCGATGCGCGAGCGTCGTGCCGGAAACATCATCAATATCGCCTCGATTGCCGGCATTGTCGGTGTCCGGGACCGATTGGCCTACACCACCACCAAGTTCGCCGTCGTGGGCTTCACCAAGGCCCTCGCCCTCGACCACGCGCGGGAGGGCATCCGCTGCAATTGCGTTTGTCCGGGGCGGGTTGAGACCCCCTTCGTCACGGCAATGATCGCGCAGTACCCCGACCCGGCGAAGGCGCGGGCGGAAATGGAATCCACCCAGGCGATCGGACGCATGGCGCGGCCGGACGAAGTGGCGGCCGCGGTGCTTTACCTGGCGAGCGACGCATCCGCGGCGATGACCGGTTCGGCTCTGATTCTCGATGGAGGATGGAGTGCCGGGAAGTGA
- a CDS encoding VCBS repeat-containing protein yields the protein MVPPRGSTLSVILAVVVVACSGAALPEAEVSAAAPGRPSGETLARLVCAGCHLFPGPELLDRATWRDQVLPRMETRLGVSPPDYSVSPEGELLRALGIYPAEPMIPREDWEAIVAYYLAAAPVAPLPQDPRPEIRIGLPLFEFEAPGFRVRPALTTLVHLGVETRRLFVGDEGGQRLLVFGDTLRAPRSIPLGNVPVALAESPGGLHVTAIGSFLPSEHQRGALLFLPEGENGFGAARTLIGGLPRAVHAEFADFNGDGRMDVALCLFGNHRGRFSWFENLGGDRHREHVLSERSGAIRSLARDFDGDGFPDLLVLTAQESETVQVLFNDGRGGFRFETILQFPPSHGLTHFELADFDGDGVDDLLLVNGDNGEFASPPKRYHGLRLYRGLGAGRFETEPAWFFPLNGATKAVARDFDEDGDLDIAAIAYFPDYERSPRESFVYLENRGGGNFVPATFAQCIAGRWLTLDAGDLDGDGDIDLVLGSYVRGPTPVPAFLQRTWDREGPPFVILRNTLRHPAPAPVLP from the coding sequence ATGGTGCCGCCGCGGGGCAGCACCCTGTCGGTCATCCTCGCGGTCGTCGTCGTGGCGTGCTCGGGTGCGGCCTTGCCGGAGGCGGAGGTTTCTGCGGCGGCGCCTGGCCGCCCATCGGGCGAGACGCTCGCGCGCCTGGTTTGCGCCGGTTGCCATCTGTTTCCCGGGCCCGAACTCCTCGACCGGGCCACCTGGCGGGATCAGGTCCTGCCCCGGATGGAGACGCGGCTGGGGGTGTCGCCGCCGGATTACTCGGTAAGCCCGGAAGGGGAGTTGTTGCGCGCCTTGGGGATCTACCCGGCGGAGCCGATGATTCCGCGCGAGGACTGGGAGGCGATCGTCGCGTACTACCTTGCAGCGGCCCCGGTCGCGCCGCTGCCTCAGGATCCGCGGCCGGAGATCCGGATCGGGCTGCCGCTTTTCGAATTTGAGGCGCCCGGCTTCCGGGTCCGGCCCGCGCTCACCACGCTGGTCCACCTGGGCGTGGAGACCCGGCGGCTTTTCGTTGGGGACGAGGGGGGGCAGCGGCTGCTGGTGTTCGGGGATACCCTGCGGGCGCCGCGGTCGATCCCGCTGGGCAACGTCCCGGTGGCCCTCGCCGAGTCGCCCGGTGGATTGCACGTGACGGCGATCGGAAGCTTCCTGCCCTCCGAACATCAGCGGGGCGCGCTGTTGTTTCTTCCCGAAGGGGAGAACGGGTTTGGAGCGGCGCGGACCCTCATCGGGGGGCTGCCGAGGGCGGTGCATGCCGAGTTCGCCGATTTCAACGGCGACGGACGCATGGATGTCGCGCTGTGTCTGTTTGGAAACCACCGGGGACGCTTCTCCTGGTTCGAGAATCTCGGCGGGGACCGCCATCGCGAACACGTCCTGAGCGAGCGGTCCGGCGCCATCCGGTCGCTGGCCCGCGATTTCGACGGGGATGGGTTCCCGGATCTGCTGGTGCTCACGGCGCAGGAATCCGAGACGGTGCAGGTGCTCTTCAACGACGGTCGGGGCGGGTTCCGGTTCGAGACCATCCTTCAGTTCCCGCCGTCCCACGGCCTCACCCATTTCGAACTGGCCGATTTCGACGGTGACGGGGTGGACGACCTGCTGCTGGTGAACGGGGACAACGGCGAGTTCGCGAGTCCGCCGAAGCGGTATCACGGTCTGCGCCTGTATCGCGGACTGGGGGCCGGGCGCTTCGAGACGGAACCGGCGTGGTTCTTTCCGCTCAACGGCGCCACCAAGGCCGTCGCGCGCGACTTCGATGAGGATGGCGATCTTGACATCGCCGCGATCGCCTACTTCCCGGACTACGAACGGTCCCCTCGGGAGAGCTTCGTGTACCTCGAGAATCGCGGCGGCGGGAACTTCGTTCCGGCGACCTTCGCGCAATGCATTGCCGGGCGGTGGCTGACGCTGGACGCCGGGGACCTCGACGGCGACGGGGACATCGATCTGGTCCTGGGTTCGTATGTGCGCGGGCCGACGCCCGTGCCCGCCTTCCTCCAGCGCACCTGGGATCGGGAGGGTCCGCCGTTCGTCATCCTGCGGAACACCCTTCGCCACCCGGCGCCAGCGCCCGTCCTGCCATGA
- a CDS encoding VCBS repeat-containing protein: protein MIPNALADGGFARLAVLLAAGLAAWMPRMSAAEPVTSIPLVVPGSAGPGFTLMGPERTGVAFTNRISIRTVATNRIFEIGSGVALGDVDGDGRCDIYLCRLDGPNALYRNLGGWRFEEIAEAAGVALPEQASTGAVLADVDGDGDLDLLVNALGGGTRLFLNYGQGRFTEKTGTRLVRRFGSTSLALADIDGDGDLDLYVTNYRTDTYRDRPPGLQVEARTVGDRIVVTPENRFLPMMAHGGQVEVIELGERDFLYINDGAGNFAPVSWTAGSFLDEDGQPLAGPPLDWGLAVLFRDLNQDGTPDLYVCNDFFQSPDRIWINEDGRRFRAADRLAFRNMSLSSMAVDVGDIDRNGFDDILVVDMLGRRHRDRQRQRPEMMQGRYTPPLDRPEFRPEVPRNTLFLNRGDGTYAEIAQLAGLDATDWSWNVAFLDVDLDGYEDVLVATGNLHDVQDADAIRAISRIRDRESPEARLARFPPLHTPNLAFRNRGDLTFEDVSERWGFDLRGVSQGMALADLDGDGDLDVVLNNLNQGVSLYRNDAPGARVAVRLHGVPPNTRAIGARIAVLDGPVPRQEQEVVAGGRYASGDDTLRVFAAREDRPVRIEVTWRNGRRSVLGPLAPNRLHQIHEAHAPSAPRPAPARPGPTLFEDVTIRLDGHAHADPDFDDLARQPLLSQVWSRPGPGIAWIEDPPGASPHLAVGSGARGFLTLFRNLGNGTFARTNLAFTLRDQVGLAAWTVSPTRTVLLAAESNYEDSAPRPSSVRAVAPFPGSEPLPEFPALDAAAGPIALADIHGEGRLDLFVGGRVAAGRYPEPVASRIFTHGATGFRHDLRHDAVLDRIGLVSGAVFADLDGTGRPDLILATRWGPIRVLRNKAGTLTDITAELGLDRYPGWWNGVVAGDFDGDGRLDLAASNWGRNTRYRQGLAGGVRIHYRDLDGDGRLAAIESFVDPDTGLRVPYADFDTLARALPYLPAVFPTIRAFSEAGLDAVLDPSGEVWPHLEARHLDSTVFLRRAGGFVAVPLPVEAQFAPAFGIAVADFDGDGNEDLFLAQNFFGVTGERSRYDAGLGMVLLGQGDGTFTAQPPTASGIRIPGEQRGAAVADFDGDGRPDLAIGQNRGPTRLFRNTQGRPGLRVRLIGPPGNPAGIGAILRLEFADRLGPARTISAGGGYGSQDTLSPILAMPAVPVALRVQWPGGLTSRTPIPPGSREVTVPIPTAAPSAR from the coding sequence ATGATACCGAACGCCCTGGCAGACGGAGGATTCGCCCGGCTGGCAGTCCTGCTCGCGGCAGGCCTCGCGGCGTGGATGCCGCGGATGAGTGCGGCAGAGCCTGTCACCTCGATCCCCCTGGTTGTTCCGGGCAGCGCGGGACCGGGCTTCACCTTGATGGGGCCGGAGCGGACCGGGGTGGCCTTCACCAACCGGATTTCCATCCGCACCGTCGCCACGAACCGCATCTTCGAGATCGGTTCGGGCGTGGCCCTCGGCGATGTGGATGGGGACGGTCGTTGCGACATCTACCTCTGCCGGCTCGACGGTCCGAACGCGCTCTACCGCAATCTCGGCGGCTGGCGGTTCGAGGAGATCGCCGAAGCCGCCGGCGTGGCCCTGCCGGAGCAGGCCTCCACCGGGGCGGTGTTGGCGGATGTGGACGGCGACGGGGATCTGGACCTCCTGGTCAACGCGCTGGGCGGCGGGACACGACTCTTCCTCAACTACGGACAGGGGCGGTTCACCGAGAAGACCGGTACCCGGCTTGTCCGGCGGTTCGGCAGCACTTCGCTGGCCCTGGCGGACATCGACGGCGACGGGGACCTCGACCTCTACGTGACCAACTACCGCACCGACACGTACCGGGATCGCCCGCCCGGTCTCCAGGTGGAGGCCCGCACCGTGGGGGACCGCATCGTGGTCACGCCCGAGAACCGGTTTCTTCCGATGATGGCGCACGGCGGCCAGGTGGAGGTGATCGAGCTGGGCGAGCGGGACTTCCTCTATATTAACGACGGCGCCGGGAACTTCGCTCCCGTCTCCTGGACCGCCGGATCGTTCCTCGACGAGGACGGACAACCCCTGGCCGGGCCTCCACTCGACTGGGGACTCGCGGTGCTCTTCCGCGATTTGAACCAGGACGGCACCCCGGACCTGTACGTCTGCAACGACTTCTTCCAATCCCCCGACCGGATCTGGATCAACGAGGACGGGCGCCGGTTCCGTGCCGCCGACCGGCTGGCCTTCCGCAACATGAGCCTCTCCTCCATGGCGGTGGACGTGGGGGACATCGACCGGAACGGCTTCGATGACATCCTCGTGGTGGACATGCTCGGACGCCGGCACCGGGACCGCCAGCGCCAGCGTCCCGAGATGATGCAGGGCCGCTACACGCCGCCCCTCGACCGGCCCGAGTTTCGGCCCGAGGTGCCCCGCAACACCCTCTTCCTCAACCGCGGCGACGGCACCTACGCGGAGATCGCCCAGCTCGCCGGACTCGACGCCACCGACTGGTCCTGGAACGTCGCTTTTCTCGACGTGGATCTCGACGGGTACGAAGACGTCCTGGTCGCCACCGGCAACCTTCACGACGTCCAGGACGCCGACGCCATCCGTGCGATCTCCCGCATCCGGGACCGTGAGTCTCCCGAAGCCCGACTGGCCCGCTTCCCGCCCCTTCACACGCCGAATCTTGCGTTCCGCAACCGGGGAGACCTGACCTTCGAGGACGTGAGCGAGCGGTGGGGTTTCGATCTGCGCGGGGTTTCCCAGGGCATGGCCCTGGCGGATCTCGACGGGGACGGCGACCTCGACGTCGTGCTCAACAACCTGAACCAGGGTGTGTCCCTGTACCGGAACGACGCCCCCGGGGCGCGGGTGGCGGTGCGGCTCCACGGCGTTCCTCCCAACACCCGGGCCATCGGCGCCCGCATCGCGGTGCTGGACGGTCCCGTGCCACGCCAGGAACAGGAGGTGGTCGCGGGAGGACGGTACGCTTCGGGCGATGACACCCTCCGGGTGTTCGCGGCGCGGGAGGATCGACCGGTGCGCATCGAGGTCACCTGGCGCAACGGTCGCCGCTCCGTGCTCGGGCCGTTGGCGCCCAACCGGCTTCACCAGATCCACGAAGCGCATGCGCCGTCGGCGCCGCGCCCCGCGCCTGCCAGGCCGGGACCCACCCTGTTCGAGGACGTCACGATCCGGCTCGACGGCCACGCGCATGCGGATCCCGACTTCGACGATCTGGCGCGCCAGCCGCTGCTCTCCCAGGTCTGGAGCCGGCCCGGACCCGGGATCGCGTGGATCGAGGATCCTCCCGGCGCGTCTCCGCACCTGGCCGTCGGCTCGGGGGCCCGCGGATTCCTGACGCTGTTCCGCAACCTCGGGAACGGAACCTTCGCCCGGACCAACCTCGCCTTCACCCTGCGTGATCAGGTCGGGCTCGCCGCCTGGACGGTGTCGCCGACCCGGACCGTCCTGCTGGCGGCCGAATCCAACTACGAGGACAGCGCGCCCCGCCCGTCCTCGGTCCGGGCCGTCGCCCCGTTTCCCGGTTCGGAACCCCTGCCCGAGTTCCCTGCCCTTGACGCCGCCGCAGGTCCGATTGCCCTGGCAGACATTCATGGCGAGGGCCGCCTCGATCTCTTCGTCGGGGGACGCGTTGCCGCGGGACGATATCCGGAACCGGTTGCGTCACGGATTTTCACCCACGGTGCGACCGGCTTTCGCCACGACCTCCGCCATGACGCCGTTCTCGACCGCATCGGCCTGGTTTCAGGAGCGGTGTTTGCGGACCTCGACGGCACGGGCCGGCCGGATCTCATTCTGGCCACCCGTTGGGGCCCCATCCGCGTCCTCCGCAACAAGGCCGGCACCCTCACCGACATCACGGCGGAACTCGGTCTCGATCGTTACCCGGGATGGTGGAACGGCGTGGTGGCCGGCGATTTCGATGGCGACGGACGCCTGGATCTGGCCGCCTCGAACTGGGGCCGCAACACCCGGTACCGCCAGGGTCTGGCCGGAGGGGTCCGCATCCACTACCGCGACCTCGACGGCGACGGGCGCCTTGCGGCGATCGAGTCCTTCGTCGATCCCGACACCGGGCTCCGGGTGCCGTACGCGGACTTCGACACCCTGGCCCGGGCGTTGCCCTACCTCCCCGCGGTCTTCCCGACCATCCGGGCTTTTTCCGAAGCGGGACTCGACGCCGTCCTCGATCCGTCCGGAGAGGTGTGGCCACACCTGGAGGCGCGGCATCTCGATTCCACCGTCTTCCTGCGGCGTGCGGGCGGCTTCGTGGCGGTGCCCCTGCCGGTGGAGGCCCAGTTCGCGCCGGCCTTCGGCATCGCCGTGGCCGACTTCGACGGCGACGGAAACGAGGATCTGTTCCTCGCCCAGAACTTCTTCGGCGTGACCGGCGAACGCTCGCGGTACGACGCCGGGTTGGGAATGGTGCTCCTGGGCCAAGGCGATGGCACGTTCACGGCGCAACCTCCGACCGCAAGCGGCATCCGTATCCCCGGGGAGCAGCGCGGCGCTGCGGTTGCGGACTTCGATGGCGATGGCCGGCCGGATCTCGCGATCGGTCAGAACCGGGGTCCCACCCGGCTGTTTCGAAACACCCAGGGCCGGCCGGGCCTTCGCGTGCGCCTCATCGGGCCGCCGGGCAATCCCGCGGGCATCGGCGCCATTC
- a CDS encoding thioredoxin family protein, with the protein MALTPSSMLDLGTPAPAFALPDTVTGRTVRLDDFSDRLALVVVFLCNHCPYVKHVRAGLADFAREYQAHGVGVVGISANDITGYPEDAPDRMKAEAEAAGYTFPYLYDASQEVARAYRAACTPDWYLFDASRRLVYRGQFDASRPGNGVPVTGADLRAACDAVLNGRTPDPAQKPSMGCNIKWKD; encoded by the coding sequence ATGGCACTGACCCCCTCCAGCATGCTCGACCTCGGCACCCCGGCTCCCGCCTTCGCCCTGCCGGATACCGTGACGGGCCGCACCGTCCGCCTCGACGACTTCTCCGACCGCCTCGCCCTGGTGGTGGTGTTCCTGTGCAACCACTGCCCGTACGTGAAGCACGTCCGGGCCGGACTCGCGGATTTCGCCCGCGAATACCAGGCCCACGGCGTCGGCGTGGTGGGCATCAGCGCGAATGACATCACGGGCTACCCCGAGGATGCCCCCGATCGAATGAAGGCCGAAGCCGAAGCCGCCGGCTACACCTTCCCCTACCTCTACGACGCCTCCCAGGAGGTGGCCCGGGCCTACCGGGCCGCCTGCACCCCGGACTGGTATCTGTTCGATGCCAGTCGCCGCCTCGTGTACCGCGGTCAGTTCGACGCCAGCCGGCCTGGCAATGGCGTTCCGGTGACCGGCGCCGATCTGCGGGCCGCCTGTGACGCCGTCCTGAACGGGCGCACCCCCGATCCCGCCCAAAAACCCAGCATGGGCTGCAACATCAAGTGGAAAGACTGA
- a CDS encoding adenylyltransferase/cytidyltransferase family protein, with protein sequence MGFRDKRLTWEALPAWRALQARHGRRVVVTNGCFDLLHVGHASYLEQARALGDILLVGVNSDASVRAIKGHGRPVHPEDDRLGLVAALESVGAVCLFHEPGAARFLEVVRPQVWAKGGDYTLETVAQDERRIVEDGGGIVAILPLVAGHSTTRLLQRLGGESLPSAARA encoded by the coding sequence ATGGGATTTCGCGACAAACGGCTGACCTGGGAGGCCCTGCCAGCATGGCGGGCCCTTCAGGCAAGGCATGGTCGCCGGGTGGTCGTCACCAACGGCTGCTTCGACCTCCTCCACGTCGGTCACGCGAGCTACCTGGAACAGGCCCGCGCCCTCGGCGACATCCTGCTGGTGGGCGTCAATAGCGACGCCTCCGTCCGTGCCATCAAGGGCCACGGCCGCCCGGTCCACCCTGAAGACGACCGCCTCGGTCTGGTGGCCGCCCTCGAGAGCGTGGGGGCCGTCTGCCTCTTCCACGAACCCGGCGCCGCCCGGTTCCTTGAGGTCGTCCGGCCGCAAGTCTGGGCGAAAGGAGGTGACTACACCCTCGAAACCGTCGCGCAGGACGAGCGGCGGATCGTGGAGGACGGCGGCGGGATCGTGGCCATCCTCCCCCTTGTCGCGGGCCATTCGACCACCCGACTCCTGCAACGGCTCGGCGGCGAAAGCCTGCCCTCTGCGGCACGGGCATGA